The DNA region GCTCATCTTCTTGGTGACCAATAACCCCAGAGACAAAATGTCTATGTTCATAATTCTTTACAATTAATGAGATTGGTTCAGACAAACATTGATATTTCCTGTTAACTGCGTGTTCATTATTGTCTTAAAACGCACCCTTCAATTATTTGTCCACATAATTAAGTTTGTGTTCACATTTATAGTTTTACGGCATTAGATATCCTTGTAGACATACGCTCATTATTGCAAATCCGCTGTTAATTTCTTGCCTCGCATGGAAAAACATTCGATGCACGAACAATAAGTTGCAATTTgcgtttcaaattaaattacgTGCGAGTTatatagaaaatataattgatcACATTAAACTAAGGTTGGctatttaaatgtaattatagttttgtaattttaaatataaatcaaaatgGGCTTCAAAAGCGTTGTGGCCCAGAAAACCagaatacattttaatgtttagagTGTGTGAGAATGAAAGTGAGAGATGGTGAATTTGGTGCACAACAACGAGCGTCATGAAAAAAGTCAATTTTTAAGGAAGTGGTGCTACAGGACTCTTTTAGTAATATAGGAATGACGAAAAAAGAATGTGGATATAatcaaaaatgtttatgttttaggCTTAAACAGCATATTTTAAATCAGGAGCTACCCTTTTAGCAGACATTGACCGATGATTATTATACAAAACTATCAAAGCAATTTAGAGGTATATAACTGGGGCAGACCAAAATAAATATTGCTTCAATCATATAAGAACTTGATTTGAAGCATATACCTACAACACagaatttttattgaaattatattgTAGATAATGATATCATTTATGATTCTGAGTACTGGCAAACTAAACTGAACAACCTTCGTACTAGATTATCTGAAAACATTCATATTCTTGTCAATTACACTATAATGAGATGGCTTGTGTATATAAGCAGCACATCAATCGAACTTTTACCAACATAGGCTAAATAAATGACTTTGTtagtaaatttaattatttctgttaTATTGATATTATGTTCAATGGTTGGTTGTTATAACCACAAAGGAGGATATAAAACATACTACATATAGATATAGagtttataaacattatttggaTCGTTAATGGTAAGGGGGTGTATTGACATATAAAATATTGACCAAAATTGTTATTGCTAATAACGAACGTTGTGCGAATACAATCACGAAATATTCTATTTATGAAAGAAGCGTTGTTTGTGTTATGGATCATTAATTAAATAAGGTCCATGTTTCAATATCAGTAAAACATTAAGGACAGCAGCTGATGAATACTTTTATTGGTCccattgtttataatatacagtCTGTGCGAATATTGATTGTTAGTCAAGTGGATCGCTTGTGCTAAAATAGTTAGCAGATATCACTAATTGAACATAGTTAGAACCAAGTGAACAAGGCTAATAATTTAAGACAGACTGTCTACCATGGCTTGTCGTTCTTCAGATACCGACCGACCAGAAATTAATTACGGCATTAACACATCATGAGCTGTGATAGAAGCTTGATATACAAACAGACCATGCATTAGTTATTAGTTAGTTATTTTCTGTAAATTTGGACCTGCAAGTATTACGCCATGTTTATACATGTTAATATTATGCTTGTTTTATTCTaagttgacataattaacaatCTTCAAATGCCGAGGGATATTACGGGTTATTTAATAACCCAAGTAATCCATTTCTGGAACTTGAACTCGCTCGTGTAAAACGACTATACTTAATGAAGGCGATTAAGTGTAAGCTTTGTGAACAGAGCTTCTGGACATCGATATCTTTAAATTCTAAACTTATCATCTACAGTAGTTAGTGATAAATTAAAGTGACAATCCACAGCGGTGATATGATTAAACTTCAATCCATGTGTTCATATTGGTAACAATAATGCTAATGGAATGTATAATCAGTCCCTGAATGTACAACGCGTGGTAATTTAGTACCAGTAAATCGCGTAAATGATTTTCTTTCGGTATTTTAGATTCCTGACGTTGTGCCGGCCCAGACTTCTCTGTATAAAGGCAGCGGAGGACATGGCGTAGTAGTCCTACATTGCTTTCGAAAGACAAGGCttacatattgtatttaatattagaAAGTCAGGAAAGAGGGAGCTAAAGTGCGCTACAGTATAATCATCTACTTGCGTTAGGTTTCTATAGTTCGTGTGTAGACCTACACAATACGGATGCCCAAAATCTCCGAACAAAATTCATTCTAATATCCACTAATTCTAAAAGTTTCGAGATAGgttatatcaataattatttatttaagcgATAAAAATCCAGGATTTCAGATTCAGAGATTTTATAACCCCATAAAATGATATATTCATAACTTGTATGATTTGATCTAAGGGAATATCTAATGTTATGGAGTTGAACTAGTATATCCGACGATTCTAAAATTGGTCTTCCATTGGACAGAATAGAATGTTATTGCATGTATGTTCACTatcaatcatttatttatataataaaattcagTTACAAAGACATTTGGCTAAAACGCTACTGGCATACAATCTCAATTACTGTAGCAAAATAACATAGGTAATACATGACAAGATAAATAAGATTGGATATACGCATTAAGTTGTTGATATATGTTCGTAGGCATCAATTAGAGAATGGGCCAAATATAGGGGCTTGATGGAAGGATTTAAACATGGCGTGTAGTAAGTAGTGGGGTATTGTAGAACGTTTAATATTTGGCCTACAGTAGGAAAATATAGAGGGTTGTCTTGATTGTGTTCTAAGTTTTAGAATGTTAATAACGGGTATTGTTAAACTGGGCAAATGGTGATCTGGAGAAGGGTGTTGGAGGCTTGCGCTGTTTGCACTGCGAAATTCTGAattttcataaattgtctttGGTTTAACTCAAGTTGtgaaatcaattttaattaagCAATTTGGAGGATGTTTGCGCAATTGTTTAGTATACCCGAAACAGAAACTTTGAAATACGGTACGGTAGTACTTGCTTGCATGATTCTTAAcagtttgaaataaatttactaCTTAATTAATTGCTTGCAGATAGATGGACTTTATGAGAATATGATAAGAATAGAATCCGGTCACGTGTGCTCGAATGCACTATTTAGTTATGTGATTGGtcctttttaaaattgtctttTGAACAGTGatttatttttgacattttttgcTTAAGCACAAATTGTTCTAGAACAAATCTTTAATTATGTCTGAATAAATCGAAGAATTATAgttcacattttaaaaatcatcaatCGAATACAGGCATGGAACATTGATTTATTAAACATGAATATATAATATGCAGTTCTTGATAATCATAGTAATCAATTATTTATCTGAATTAGCACTTgagaaaaacaagaaaaaatgaGCTCCTGATgaatttaatacagtaaaaacaacttttatatgtatatgtatgtttatttgtatacattttaggtTTTAGTTAAATGCATGAGGTGTATGCTATTTAGCATTAACACAATTAGCCTATACCAAACTGTATACGGTACCGTATACTATTAAAAATACCTTTTTGAGTTCAGTGGCACGTACCAACCAAAGTAAGTAATTATAAATCAATTGTTGTTGGTCTGAATAAGATTTAAGAATATTActtctttagaaaaaaaaaatattacaacgTAAAAGATACCAGTTCCATAATAAGAATACACACAaatctaaaactctgtctacactatcaaactagtttgacaaaaaagtgtgatgtgtccaaatatggtagtgatatatccaaatatggcagtgatatgacatcatcgtgtccatatgggcacattatatttttgtcgcataaagtttgagagTGGATACAGAGCTAAAGGCTTAGTCTAGTGtgtatatattgttattttatctCAGTTTTCATTTATGAAAACCAAGAATGTTTTACAATCTCCAGTTCAAGGTAGCGATGTAATTGAAGACGCTGTTTAATTATAATGTCTTATTAATCTTCATCTTATTTCCAAATGATCATTAAATCTTTGGTCAATACGTCTAGAATTTTGACAAATTACTAATTAGTTTAAGGTACATATGTCTAGtaagcatttaaaaaaactgATAAGGTCAGACTTCAAGTCTAGTCGCACACTTATGTTCTATAGGCTAGTAACAGTTTTTAATTTTccatcaaaaataaaattatttaatataggATAATTGAGAATCACTcttaagtattatttttaattccacaatttaatcaatttgcataaaaatatattcaatttgtTCTTTTTGTAAAATGCACGATTAGAATCACTGTTGTATAAATAACTCTTAGGTCTTAACTTCGCCGAATAAGTGATTACAAATTTAATTTCAGTCGCAATGTTCTAATGAAACCGAATTGTGTTAATTGAATTAACGTCGAATAGTTAATATCATTTTAAGAACAGATTGTTTACGTACATGCATAAGTTTCGATTTGGACTCTTGTTTATTATATAGCCTCTTACCTGACTTTGTGTACTGTAAATATCCAGTTGAAAAGTTCTTGCACCCCTTGTTGGATCCACTTTATTCATCAAATCATCAACAGATATTTCTCCAATTAAATCATGCCGGGAAAACCGATCAAAATCATATATTGTAAATTTGAGAGATTTTTCGGATAAATCCGAATAGGCAACATTAAATTCAAAAGTTTCGTGAAAGGTAGGGTTGCAGGTTTTCCGATGAACTTTAGTTTGGAATTTTTTACGGTCTGGATAGAGATATATTTTAACATACGGGTCTGAGGTACCGGAGAAGTCTTTGGCTGGTAGTCCCGTTGCTCTAATAACGTGAACCATTAAACTTTCGCTCGGTTGATCATATTTTAATGATACTTCCATTTTGCCACACAATTGTCCCCGGGATTCCGCCTCATTAAAAACATTACGATATAATTCTGGTCTCAAGATTCCAATTTTAGGCTCCTCTTTGagatgtttttttatttcaaactctACACTTCGTGATGGGCTACCTTGTAAGGAAAGTTGTTTACGGAAGGCTTCTTGTCGCTGTTTTTGGGTAAGTAGCGGCACAGTCGCCTGTCTTGGAAGCACCTTTGCCGGTGAAGACATTGGAGAGAATGCGGTGTTGTAGTCGTTGTGATTGTTTCGTTCGATAGTCGTCGGTGATAGATCATGCATTGAAGGAGGTACCCCGTCACTCTCTACGTCAGTATCATCTTCGCTGAGGTGCCAGTACTTGCGATGTACAACCTGTGTACTTGTTGAGCGACTGAGCGATCTTGAACGTCGACATACGCAGAGAACAGATAACACAGCCACGAAAATAATCACCAACGCAGAGGTAATTGGAATCGCTACGGCTTGCCAAGGGACATGTATGACGTTACCTatgagagagaaaaaaaaatgttattattacatCCGTctatttacttttaaattaaacgCCCAAAACTCATTTACACGCACTTTGTATACTTAGATTTATTAATAAACGTGGCAATCTCAATTGACTATTTAACAGGCTTCACTCAGCACGATTTGCTTTCTTTGTTATGATTTCTAATAATAGCGATTCTGTTTGATAGATAAATCAGAATAATTGACACACgacaaaatatttgtattgttacTTACAGATTCTGTTGATTAGTTTTTAACTTTAGGTAGAAACTGTACATGCATTTGAAGGATGTTACACGGATACACACAACTTATACGACGTAACTCAAAGAAGCATTTATAGAATATGTCATAATGCTTTAATAGTTACATTGATAATTTGCATACCGACATTTATTAGACATGcgcattctttaaaaaaattctaTTATTATGTTGCTAGtgggtattttttttaatcaatttgaaTCTCTATGCAGATTAAAGCAGTATAGTTGTATATCACAGATCTATTAGCAAATTTCAAGCCGATGTGCATTTTATAATTACAATCGATGCTTTAGGTAATGAAATCAGCAACAAAAAATAGGCCATACAAGAACATTGTAATTATAAGTAcacatttaatttatcattagtaccaattttgaatatttactttttttttaatctgacTGATTGGAGATGTGGGCGGAGTAATCGGCATATCAaagtatataattttttttaaattttaattctttctttattcagTTGTTTTTTTACTACACGcaagtttataataatttagaTTAATTATTGTTGGTGTTGTTGAGATTGACTTAAGCACATTACGTACGATTGAACATCAGAAGTATAGACAACGAATCAAATAAAGTCCATGTATCTTTATTCGTACATAACTCGTTGAGATTATGTAAAAGAGGATTTTAGATCTCTAACACACACTTATACATTATTTAGCCCTGACGAAGGAATCATGTTGTCTAAAAGCTTGGCATTTTTTCTgcctgtttactttatcgtttcactttatcgttttgatttagctttctgCTTattatccagccactgatacccacatcattatcattttcactttccagtaatttgcctttgtatttttatttactaccgGGCCTCAGCCTTAGATGACGTGCTTAAGTAAGCATATGCTCATTTCTAATAATTAATTGTTGGACGATGCGCCGAGATATGTTATTGGgtagtaaatataatatttccatTCTCTTCTTTGGTGCTTCAGAACCACCATTGTTGCTTATTACTGTTGTAGcacccactaacgtaacaatcaaccactaatgtaacaatttcattaaccactaatgtaacaaacttcattaaccactaacgtaacaaaatGTAACCACTAACGTAAAAACAGTAGAAAATGTTAGTGGTTAAACTGTTGTTACGTTAGTTtggagttggatagccgagcggttaggacacttgactgtcatacagatagacaACTCCCaatccactcagctgtaaatgagtacctggttgaaaatactagggagaaaaaggcggcgtggaaaggaactggtcaccctaccacataatgccgaggcttagtacaatgagctcctaacagttCATTttcctacgttcagagaacacgggactcaccatTACCTTTTTTTTACGTTAGTGGGTAATGGTACGTTAGTGATTGATCtatgttacgttagtggttaatgttacgttagtggttgatgttacgttagtggttgatgttacgttagtggttaggCCTAATTTTATGGTACATTAGTGGGTGATACAACTGTTCTTGTAGGGTTTTAGTAGCAATTAATACATAGACCTACATCACAACATATGTACGATCGGTGGTCATGCTGACATGTCGAAGGTGATAATGAAGACAAGTGATGATAATCATACTAATTTTCGAAGATAATACATTATAAAGCATTAGTGGAATCACAAATAACGATATTTTATATTACGGACGCTATTAGGcacatttgtatttttatctCTTCATTCACAACtgtttttataatgtaaaaGTTAAATACTAAGTGTTCTATTGTATCAGATGTAATTTCTAACTTTCTAGGTTAAACTATAAGAGGCTTCAATCCGCATAAAAACTGAACTCAACAAAAGTGCTAACCTTGCCTTCAGCAACCATATTATATTCAAGCCAGGCCAGGCACCAATGTGCCGTGCACTTTTACAGTCAACAACTGTTTTGGGACAGgcttattaaagggacatcaTCCCGTCAAACATGCGAGGagcaatatattatattttaacggTCAACTCGTATTCATAGGACACACTATTAAGGTTAGTGGTTCTCTAATATTAGTATAGTATAAGTtaccaatattttatttatatgactTTAATTGAAAAGTCTTAAACAAGATGATTGTACCTTGTATGCGGATCGAAGCAACTAGgacatttattttcttaagtAATTTTTTTCAGTCGATAAATTTATGATAGATTAAGGAAATTTTACTGAGGCAAGCCAAACAAGAGTTTCAAAGGAGGTCGTTTGTCAACAGAAACCCAGgagaataatgataataagcgcATCATGATTAGAGTAATTAATTGATAAGAAAGAAAATACGTGACATCATCTTTGTAATTAATCAACAAAACAGTGCGAGTGAAGCAAAAATGAATAAACCTGTAATAGATTATCGGTGTAAATTTTACAGTAGCATAGGCAAGttttgtaatacagtgtcaTAAATGTATAATAGGCAATAAGTCTAACCCAGCCTTGGTATAATACATGCGCCATGTGATACATACGGTATGTGATTatcttattttcagaatttgtCTGATACTGGAAAGATTTGGAGATACAGATAATCGGGAGATTAATTTATGCAAATGCGTTCCGGAGGTGCTTGGTTGGACGTGTTATGACTGCGCAGATTATTAAACTTGATATTTAAATTCTTTTAATCTAGAAAAGCTTTGTTGGAACAATGGTGGTTTTTACATATCATGCGTCACTCCATTAAGAACGAATCTTTCAATATTAAGTTAAGACAACTGTGAAGAAGAAAATCCAAAACTTCTCAACGTTCTAACGATATTTTTTAATGGAACTTAGTTTGAGCACTCGTCTATAACGATATAATAAATCCTTCTAATGAAGAGTGGATAACTCGATTAAGCGGCATTAAATATAACGATGCGTCATGTGATGTGTCCTGTATTGTTGGAATAAGGATCATCTTCTTCAACCAAGTCATGTTGCGGCATCTCAGAGCAATCAGCTTAAATGTATTGGCATATATTATAGAGATTCAATCCATCATGCGTTGCGTTGTCTTAATAAAGTTGAGAATATTTCAAACTTTAGATATATCATTCTGTCTTGTCGATTAAGCACAGATaataaattctaaaaaatatagCGAATgcttaaaaacaatgtttaaaaaaaataacatctcATTTTAGTAAATGTTTGTATTACATGCAAAAGCAGATATCGTCTTTAACAGGACGCATTACCGTGCTTATAAACATAAGTATCATGTGTGGAGTGAACCCTGGAGTTTGGGATTACTTACCTCAAAATAAAGATGTATTCATTCAGTAATAAGTAATATTATATGATACTATACAATAAAACCAGCTTATACGACCCTAACGTTGTCGTTTTGTGTTTTCACGTGATCGATAGCATCATTCATCATTGGCTATTTTTTATACGGTgagatttaatattttttatccaAGCACTTTCGTTTTATTACTGTCTGTGGTCATAAAAATGTTGATTGAGAATTTCAATGTTTTGATATCTTAATTGATTATAAAACATAGTCTATAAGTGCATAGTTTTTAGAATATTTAGAAATCCGAAATACGTACAGGGAACTTGCAAACAGACAGTCAATCAATGAAAATCTTTGCCGCCGAACATTGagagattattatttttattattattacttcacGTATGATAAAATTGATGAGCCGTGTAGGCCTAATGGATGAAGGAAAATAGTCTACATTTAAATGTTAGTACTGGGCAAACATGTTAGATCCTGTGTTTCCTGTACAAATTTGCTGTCGCCATAACAGGTCGGATCGCAAGAGGGCACGCACGAAACCAAAAGTAACCACGGTGAATCCGGAAGCGAAATCGAAATATTACGATCGAAAACCGAAATACATATTGACATATTACTCTCTTTTTTTCCcattattttcttgaatttagGATACTCAAGTTGATAGTAAATAAAAGTAACAATgcataaataatgtttacaatacAGTGTAGTATATACATCAGTATATCTAAAATGGCTATATAAAATATCTTATCAGGAGGTGGGAACACCATGAATGATTAATAAAAAAGTAtcttatatattgtaaatatatgaATGTACATAAAAAACTAGCACCATTCGCattgcagatttttttttttcacttttgttGTTTAACATAAactgaatatatttaaaattaattcatgcaatataattatgctattttgtatggtaaaataaatataataaaacacatttaaatcaAACCTACGGCAGTCATATTAACTACATTAGATTTAAAGACCACCCATGGATTTTGACAAAACGgttttttaattcattatatatattttttttataaatagaaTAGGTAGCGATGGTATATAATTGGTTTTTTGTACAATTTCCACTGCCAAGAATATAACGTTTTAGTGAATATCCGAGACAGCCAGGCTGGTATCAatggccccgtttctgctgccaaaaatataccgtatatatacggtatattttatatacggtatattttttggcagcagaaatgggtctcataaaaaatataccgtatatatatgcggtatatataccgcataaatatccccatcgtttgtggatattatacggtatattccaaaatataccgtatatttcgtaccccgtttctgctgcactcaaaatataccgtatatgtgaccgggcccatgacacgaggtcaaaaactaacagagcgtgacgcgtttgtttgggttttctgctgcattgacacacacgtgtataataagcaagcaacagatcaaaatatcactgtggactgaagaaataactatttttgcaattcaattgtggggagaagcgaaggttggggggagactacatggcaacagaagagataccgagatttataggtcaatccatacttccgtctcacaaaatgcattttgggtatatgaaagccaactttttttacagcccacccacgaagtatgtgcagcggaaacggtgcacgaatttcatatacggtatatttatacggtatatttatacggtatatttgggattggcagcagaaacagggccaaaGACGGTTATTTCCACAAACGTGTATTGCATTACGTCCGCCCACCTCAGAATTCATAGTTCAAAAATGTGAAATCAATGTATTTCATTGTCAAAATGGCATTCCGTCTGTAATCATAAAATACAGATATGCATAGCAAAAATAAGGTCACGAAGGCTCATTGTATGTGACCTTTATATTTCATCACATTAACCAATCAAACTTGAGCCACATCAATATtcttattttttcaattttgaagacaaaataatgattaaaattgtAGCGTACACTTCTAGATTGATGTATACGATATGTTTGAAGCATGAACTTCCTGAAGCTGCAGGCTGTGGTCGATCATGTGTCCGGGGCAAGACAATAAATTTTATCTCACGTACGTGTTGACACAAGTATTTTGAATGAAACGTATTTCACATATTAGCAAACGTGAACCATTAATTTGTTTGGTTTGGATTTGTTTCATAGTTTTTCGAGTAATTTTTTGTCAGAAATTTATAGAGATTCATGTTCAATTTGCTAGAAAAAAGTGTTTTAGACATGTGTAAAGATTAAATAATGTTGATCTGGCTTTGAGTGTTTCTGAATGAGAGCCATGAGACTTGTTGAATAATGTATGGGACATCTTTGAATTCGAGTgaattaaaaatgatattaatgaCAGACTCAGGACTTTGATTAGTACAGCCAAAAGCCCAGCATGTGTTTGCTTTGTGAATCAGAAAGATAATGATTGTGACAAGACACTCTTCTTCGCATGTACATCTGAAGGATGATGTTACCGTGGGCCTACtttgtattttcaaatttaaaactcACAACTATAATTAAGCTGGATATAGTATAGCATTACTTAGGagctatatttatattataatcatatgtTAGTGATCTcagttgtaggcctatgtaggcctaaatgtaggcctatgtaacaTTATAATTCCACTTTTCACAGGTTATTTCTTGCTTCACCTTTGCTTTGGAATACGTCTCAAAATAttcagattattattaattccaGAAGCTCTAATCAGCCGATATGGTATCAAACAATTACAAATTCATATTTGcaaattaatcataaatattgacgtataaaattgatttattaatgtattcagcaattgattatattattattattatatatataaatccaaaggcaaattactgaaaaaatgacaatgctgtgggtatcagtggctggatctcaatggagatacaaaataaaagcgaaaagctaaatcaaaacgagaagttttatttattattatatatatataaatccataggcaaattactgaaaaaaatgacaatgctgtgggtatcagtggctggatctcaatggagatacaaaaaaaaaagcgaaaagctaaatcaaaacgataaagtaaacagccagaaaagttagcatttatatatatataggtgaaggactagtgttgcccgaaagctctgctaactttattattataactttatatattatattattttggaaGTTACATTGGGCctaaacaaatttttaaaaaccaCCATGATTTGTTTACTGATATATCTTTCGCACATTTAAAGTGATTATAGTATCAATATTGGTTCCCAGAAAAGGAATGCATGGACGTATACGCACCGCAATTgaattgaccaataacaagcgacaAATAATCCATAGCCTGTGATTGGtcatcacttacgttgcgttacgtccttgtattGCGTCTCTAGTGGCAACCAAGCATAAAAAAGTTTGTGATCGAAATACTGATATGCTAATTTTCCTTTAGATATGTTATGAATCATGGTCTAATCTTACttaaatcaaaatcaatgtaataatattttaatattaataatattgttatcctatttttttataattaaaaaataaaacaaattattgatacatttttaGAATCTTTTATCACAAATGCAAATCTAAAGGTTAAATTAAGAAACGAAGATACCTTAAATATGATCAAATCCATTGTGGAATGAACAAGGAAAACGAAACAAGAAAATCAAGTTTGTTAGATTGTAGAAGaagtaacatttaattttatttattttatttatttcaattgtaCACCCAACAGCCATAGCCAAtgtagtaacattttaaaattcatatagTAAAGTAAAAAACCATTGGTACAATACATTAATACTATAAAATGATTAATCATAGCCAATTATTAACTTATTAGGCAGAAATGTGTATTGTATCTCATCTAGTAAAAAACACCTGCAGTGAATTTCTATAGCGGCAAGAAATGATAAAGTGAATTATTTATATAGATATCTGCTCTTGAAATGATTAGGCAACCTAGAAGCAGGtgactaatattaataacaacaacaaccac from Antedon mediterranea chromosome 2, ecAntMedi1.1, whole genome shotgun sequence includes:
- the LOC140040639 gene encoding synaptotagmin-6-like isoform X1, which translates into the protein MHFVMAGSELSTRSPFHLQSEGNIYNGNVIHVPWQAVAIPITSALVIIFVAVLSVLCVCRRSRSLSRSTSTQVVHRKYWHLSEDDTDVESDGVPPSMHDLSPTTIERNNHNDYNTAFSPMSSPAKVLPRQATVPLLTQKQRQEAFRKQLSLQGSPSRSVEFEIKKHLKEEPKIGILRPELYRNVFNEAESRGQLCGKMEVSLKYDQPSESLMVHVIRATGLPAKDFSGTSDPYVKIYLYPDRKKFQTKVHRKTCNPTFHETFEFNVAYSDLSEKSLKFTIYDFDRFSRHDLIGEISVDDLMNKVDPTRGARTFQLDIYSTQSQDKPDLGEIMFSLCFLPTAHRLTLNVLKARNLRAMDITGASDPYVKVSLISQGKRLKKRKTTVKKNTLNPVYNEAMVFDVTPECMDEIILVVAVVDHDWVGHSELIGVCEVGANSPGQGSEHWQEMLQAPRKQVAQWHQLMESTPSLLTGGNTGLRGCITPQQSTDD
- the LOC140040639 gene encoding synaptotagmin-6-like isoform X2; translated protein: MHDLSPTTIERNNHNDYNTAFSPMSSPAKVLPRQATVPLLTQKQRQEAFRKQLSLQGSPSRSVEFEIKKHLKEEPKIGILRPELYRNVFNEAESRGQLCGKMEVSLKYDQPSESLMVHVIRATGLPAKDFSGTSDPYVKIYLYPDRKKFQTKVHRKTCNPTFHETFEFNVAYSDLSEKSLKFTIYDFDRFSRHDLIGEISVDDLMNKVDPTRGARTFQLDIYSTQSQDKPDLGEIMFSLCFLPTAHRLTLNVLKARNLRAMDITGASDPYVKVSLISQGKRLKKRKTTVKKNTLNPVYNEAMVFDVTPECMDEIILVVAVVDHDWVGHSELIGVCEVGANSPGQGSEHWQEMLQAPRKQVAQWHQLMESTPSLLTGGNTGLRGCITPQQSTDD